The following coding sequences lie in one Vicugna pacos chromosome 5, VicPac4, whole genome shotgun sequence genomic window:
- the NOP58 gene encoding nucleolar protein 58 isoform X2, producing the protein MSFTALMEGKINKQLKKVLKKIVKEAHEPLAVADAKLGGVIKEKLNLSCIHSPVVNELMRGIRSQMDGLIPGVEPREMSAMCLGLAHSLSRYRLKFSADKVDTMIVQAISLLDDLDKELNNYIMRCREWYGWHFPELGKIISDNLTYCKCLQKVGDRKNYASAKLSELLPEEVEAEVKAAAEISMGTEVSEEDICNILHLCTQVIEISEYRTQLYEYLQNRMMAIAPNVTVMVGELVGARLIAHAGSLLNLAKHAASTVQILGAEKALFRALKSRRDTPKYGLIYHASLVGQTSPKHKGKISRMLAAKTVLAIRYDAFGEDSSSAMGVENRAKLEARLRTLEDRGIRKISGTGKALAKAEKYEHKSEVKTYDPSGDSTLPTCSKKRKIEQVDKEDEVIEKKAKKAKVKVKVEEVVEVEEEGVQVVEEQETPVKKKKKKDKKKHIKEEPLSEEEPCTSTAVASPEKKKKKKKKRDNED; encoded by the exons ATGT cATTCACAGCTCTGATGGAGGGCAAAATCAATAAGCAGCTGAAGAAAGTTCTGAAGAAAATAGTTAAAGAAGCCCATGAGCCCCTGGCTGTAGCTGATGCTAAACTGGGAGGTGTCATAAAG GAAAAGCTGAATCTCAGTTGTATCCATAGTCCTGTTGTTAATGAACTTATGAGAGGAATCCGTTCACAGATGGATGGATTAATCCCTGGGGTAGAACCACGTGAAATGTCTGCTATGTGTCTTGGGTTGGCACACAG cTTGTCCCGATATAGATTGAAATTTAGTGCTGATAAAGTGGACACGATGATTGTTCAGGCAATTT CTTTGTTAGATGACTTAGATAAAGAACTAAACAACTACATTATGCGGTGTAGAGAATGGTATGGCTGGCATTTCCCTgaattgggaaaaattatttcagataATTTGACATACTGCAAGTGTTTACAGAAAGTTG GCGATAGAAAGAATTATGCCTCGGCCAAACTTTCTGAGTTACTGCCGGAAGAAGTGGAAGCAGAAGTGAAAGCAGCTGCAGAAATATCTATGGGAACAGAGGTTtcagaagaagatatttgcaacattCTGCATCTCTGTACCCAG GTGATTGAAATCtctgaatatagaacacagctCTATGAATATCTGCAAAACCGAATGATGGCCATTGCCCCCAATGTTACAGTCATGGTTGGGGAGTTAGTTGGAGCACGGCTTATTGCTCACGCAG gttcTCTTTTGAATTTGGCCAAACATGCAGCTTCTACAGTTCAGATTCTTGGAGCAGAAAAGGCACTGTTCAGAGCCCTCAAGTCTAGGCGAGATACCCCTAAGTATGGTCTCATTTATCATGCTTCACTTGTAGGCCAGACAAGTCCCAAACACAAAGGAAAG ATTTCTCGAATGCTGGCAGCCAAAACTGTTTTGGCCATCCGGTATGATGCTTTTGGTGAAGATTCCAGTTCTGCAATGGGAGTTGAGAACAGAGCCAAATTAGAGGCCAGGTTAAGAACTTTGGAAGATAGAGGG ataaGGAAAATAAGTGGAACAGGAAAGGCATTagcaaaagcagaaaaatatgaACATAAAAG TGAAGTGAAGACTTACGATCCTTCTGGTGACTCCACACTGCCAACCTGTTCTAAAAAACGCAAGATTGAACAGGTAGACAAAGAAGATGAAGTTATTGAAAAGAAGGCTAAAAAAGCCAAGGTTAAAGTTAAAG TTGAAGAAGTAGTAGAAGTAGAGGAAGAAGGAGTACAAGTGGTGGAAGAACAGGAGACACctgtgaagaagaagaagaaaaaggacaaaaagaaacaCATTAAGGAAGAACCACTTTCTGAGGAAGAACCATGCACCAGCACAGCAGTTgct AgtccagagaaaaagaagaaaaagaaaaaaaaaagagataatgaGGACTAA
- the NOP58 gene encoding nucleolar protein 58 isoform X3, with translation MEGKINKQLKKVLKKIVKEAHEPLAVADAKLGGVIKEKLNLSCIHSPVVNELMRGIRSQMDGLIPGVEPREMSAMCLGLAHSLSRYRLKFSADKVDTMIVQAISLLDDLDKELNNYIMRCREWYGWHFPELGKIISDNLTYCKCLQKVGDRKNYASAKLSELLPEEVEAEVKAAAEISMGTEVSEEDICNILHLCTQVIEISEYRTQLYEYLQNRMMAIAPNVTVMVGELVGARLIAHAGSLLNLAKHAASTVQILGAEKALFRALKSRRDTPKYGLIYHASLVGQTSPKHKGKISRMLAAKTVLAIRYDAFGEDSSSAMGVENRAKLEARLRTLEDRGIRKISGTGKALAKAEKYEHKSEVKTYDPSGDSTLPTCSKKRKIEQVDKEDEVIEKKAKKAKVKVKVEEVVEVEEEGVQVVEEQETPVKKKKKKDKKKHIKEEPLSEEEPCTSTAVASPEKKKKKKKKRDNED, from the exons ATGGAGGGCAAAATCAATAAGCAGCTGAAGAAAGTTCTGAAGAAAATAGTTAAAGAAGCCCATGAGCCCCTGGCTGTAGCTGATGCTAAACTGGGAGGTGTCATAAAG GAAAAGCTGAATCTCAGTTGTATCCATAGTCCTGTTGTTAATGAACTTATGAGAGGAATCCGTTCACAGATGGATGGATTAATCCCTGGGGTAGAACCACGTGAAATGTCTGCTATGTGTCTTGGGTTGGCACACAG cTTGTCCCGATATAGATTGAAATTTAGTGCTGATAAAGTGGACACGATGATTGTTCAGGCAATTT CTTTGTTAGATGACTTAGATAAAGAACTAAACAACTACATTATGCGGTGTAGAGAATGGTATGGCTGGCATTTCCCTgaattgggaaaaattatttcagataATTTGACATACTGCAAGTGTTTACAGAAAGTTG GCGATAGAAAGAATTATGCCTCGGCCAAACTTTCTGAGTTACTGCCGGAAGAAGTGGAAGCAGAAGTGAAAGCAGCTGCAGAAATATCTATGGGAACAGAGGTTtcagaagaagatatttgcaacattCTGCATCTCTGTACCCAG GTGATTGAAATCtctgaatatagaacacagctCTATGAATATCTGCAAAACCGAATGATGGCCATTGCCCCCAATGTTACAGTCATGGTTGGGGAGTTAGTTGGAGCACGGCTTATTGCTCACGCAG gttcTCTTTTGAATTTGGCCAAACATGCAGCTTCTACAGTTCAGATTCTTGGAGCAGAAAAGGCACTGTTCAGAGCCCTCAAGTCTAGGCGAGATACCCCTAAGTATGGTCTCATTTATCATGCTTCACTTGTAGGCCAGACAAGTCCCAAACACAAAGGAAAG ATTTCTCGAATGCTGGCAGCCAAAACTGTTTTGGCCATCCGGTATGATGCTTTTGGTGAAGATTCCAGTTCTGCAATGGGAGTTGAGAACAGAGCCAAATTAGAGGCCAGGTTAAGAACTTTGGAAGATAGAGGG ataaGGAAAATAAGTGGAACAGGAAAGGCATTagcaaaagcagaaaaatatgaACATAAAAG TGAAGTGAAGACTTACGATCCTTCTGGTGACTCCACACTGCCAACCTGTTCTAAAAAACGCAAGATTGAACAGGTAGACAAAGAAGATGAAGTTATTGAAAAGAAGGCTAAAAAAGCCAAGGTTAAAGTTAAAG TTGAAGAAGTAGTAGAAGTAGAGGAAGAAGGAGTACAAGTGGTGGAAGAACAGGAGACACctgtgaagaagaagaagaaaaaggacaaaaagaaacaCATTAAGGAAGAACCACTTTCTGAGGAAGAACCATGCACCAGCACAGCAGTTgct AgtccagagaaaaagaagaaaaagaaaaaaaaaagagataatgaGGACTAA